A section of the Estrella lausannensis genome encodes:
- the nuoH gene encoding NADH-quinone oxidoreductase subunit NuoH: protein MLNDFIEVLAKGLVMILFLMLSAAYMTWLERVVMARMQLRLGPNRVGPFGLLQPIADGIKLLCKERFQPHGVEIFTFWLAPGISMFLALFLFVLIPFGGKVEIMGRQVSLQIADVNAGLVFLLAFASLAVYGVVLSGWSSNNRYSLLGGLRGTAQMISYEVPMGLSLLTIALSAGSLQLSQIVEAQSAHWFIWTNPISFVVYLITGFAETNRAPFDLPEAEQELTAGYHTEYGGMKFAMFFLGEYINILLVSSIAVTLFLGGWHGPGDIPVLWFLLKVLFFVFFFIWVRATMPRFRYDQLMSFGWRVLVPVSTINLIVTAYFILV from the coding sequence ATGCTGAACGATTTCATCGAGGTATTGGCCAAGGGTCTTGTCATGATCCTGTTTCTAATGCTTTCTGCCGCCTATATGACGTGGCTTGAAAGGGTAGTGATGGCACGTATGCAGCTACGCCTCGGTCCTAACAGAGTGGGACCCTTTGGGCTTCTGCAACCTATTGCAGACGGCATCAAACTGCTCTGTAAGGAAAGGTTTCAACCCCACGGTGTGGAAATTTTCACATTTTGGCTGGCTCCCGGAATTTCAATGTTTTTAGCTCTTTTCCTGTTTGTCCTAATTCCCTTTGGCGGGAAAGTGGAGATCATGGGAAGGCAGGTCTCGCTCCAGATAGCCGATGTGAATGCCGGGCTTGTGTTCCTTTTAGCATTCGCTTCTTTAGCGGTCTATGGCGTCGTTCTCTCCGGGTGGTCTTCAAACAATCGCTACTCCCTTTTGGGGGGCTTAAGGGGCACGGCACAGATGATCAGTTATGAAGTGCCGATGGGCTTATCCCTTTTGACAATTGCGCTGTCGGCCGGATCGTTGCAGCTCTCTCAAATTGTTGAAGCGCAGAGTGCACACTGGTTTATTTGGACCAATCCCATCAGTTTTGTGGTCTATCTGATCACTGGGTTTGCCGAAACGAACAGAGCCCCCTTTGATTTGCCTGAGGCAGAACAGGAGCTGACAGCCGGCTATCATACCGAATATGGCGGGATGAAGTTTGCGATGTTCTTCCTGGGGGAGTATATCAACATCCTCTTGGTTTCTTCGATTGCGGTGACTCTCTTCCTAGGTGGATGGCATGGGCCGGGCGATATCCCTGTACTGTGGTTCCTGCTGAAGGTTCTCTTTTTCGTCTTTTTCTTCATTTGGGTTCGCGCTACGATGCCCCGCTT
- the nuoG gene encoding NADH-quinone oxidoreductase subunit NuoG, producing the protein MESKKVKLTIDGKEIEVPQGTTVYHAAKSLGIDLPIFCYHDRMPPFGACRVCLVEVDNFPKLQTSCTLEAKDGMNVKTSSKIAQEGRESILEFLLINHPLDCPICDKGGECPLQDQTLKFGPGISRFFEEKRKLAKKLPLGPVLMLDRERCIACARCTRFGDIVSGDHALEFVQRGYKTEIGTPGGGPAESKYIGNTIMICPVGALTSQVYRFRARPWDNDSVASTCTLCPVGCSLKLDSRDGEILRTRSHEDPLLNDIWLCDKGWFGYEHVDSADRLKTPLIRVDGSLKEASWTEALDYIADRLKNEKRAAAFGGNALTFEESYLFQQIFRSLGIPHIDHRIGMPEFSLNDEGLFGGMEEPPASLSKLSFALILGCDITEEFPVLWLRLKSALNQGAEAYFFGHFAPEVRPYFKETHLLTPGDEEASIAKVLALAEQLLNKGGQGAILVGSQYLNSPSRKNVLEELIRFRMKSKNLALHLLDACEGSLGAREAGMHPETGPFNQPLDNPGLSAKAVLQKGASEGWGFLWVAGSNPAAKYSRRVWKKFRENLGTLVCQDLFLTETAQEADVVLPVLSFAEKTGSFISISGKVQKLNPGKEIPEGIYSDEMIFHEIGRRLGVHLPGSAEMSVSGVAPSLHRIPKRKAESFDRREERQSSILKSENSSGMIRATFSRPLFDQGVRMKKNPHLSRSAKEPFLRLHPDEAKPRGFSDGDKIRVSTPAGSIVGKLKLDSQVAKGTLVLPIGFEELPVSELESGFINGFTVDLEKE; encoded by the coding sequence GTGGAATCGAAGAAAGTCAAACTGACCATCGACGGCAAGGAGATCGAGGTTCCTCAGGGAACAACTGTCTATCATGCCGCCAAAAGCCTTGGCATTGATCTCCCTATCTTTTGCTATCACGACCGGATGCCGCCTTTCGGAGCGTGCCGTGTCTGCCTGGTAGAAGTGGATAATTTTCCGAAGCTTCAAACGTCTTGCACGCTGGAAGCCAAAGACGGGATGAATGTCAAAACCTCCAGCAAGATCGCTCAAGAGGGACGAGAGAGTATTTTAGAGTTTTTACTGATCAACCACCCTCTCGACTGCCCCATTTGCGATAAAGGCGGAGAGTGTCCGCTGCAAGATCAAACATTGAAGTTTGGTCCGGGCATCAGCCGTTTTTTCGAAGAGAAAAGAAAGCTGGCAAAGAAGCTTCCTTTAGGTCCTGTTTTGATGTTGGATAGGGAGCGCTGCATTGCCTGCGCGAGATGCACGCGCTTTGGCGATATCGTTTCCGGCGATCACGCTTTGGAGTTTGTCCAAAGGGGCTATAAAACAGAGATAGGAACGCCGGGCGGCGGGCCGGCCGAGTCGAAATATATCGGCAACACCATCATGATCTGTCCGGTTGGGGCACTGACGAGCCAAGTTTACAGGTTCAGGGCAAGACCTTGGGATAACGACTCGGTAGCCAGCACCTGCACACTATGCCCTGTTGGATGCAGTCTCAAGCTGGATTCTCGAGATGGAGAGATCTTGAGGACAAGGTCCCATGAAGATCCTCTTTTAAACGACATCTGGCTCTGCGATAAGGGATGGTTTGGTTATGAGCATGTCGATAGCGCCGATCGTCTTAAAACTCCTCTTATCAGGGTCGATGGATCGCTAAAGGAGGCCTCTTGGACGGAGGCTTTGGACTATATCGCCGATAGGCTGAAAAATGAGAAGAGAGCGGCTGCATTTGGAGGAAATGCCCTTACATTTGAAGAAAGCTATCTTTTTCAACAGATTTTCCGATCACTTGGCATACCCCACATCGACCATCGTATCGGCATGCCGGAGTTTTCACTGAATGACGAGGGACTCTTTGGCGGTATGGAAGAGCCTCCCGCAAGTTTGAGCAAGCTATCTTTTGCCCTGATTTTAGGCTGCGATATCACCGAAGAGTTTCCCGTTTTGTGGCTCAGGCTCAAATCGGCTCTCAATCAAGGTGCGGAAGCCTACTTTTTCGGCCATTTTGCTCCCGAAGTGAGACCCTATTTTAAAGAGACCCATCTGCTCACTCCAGGCGACGAGGAAGCATCAATCGCTAAGGTGCTAGCCCTTGCAGAGCAGCTCCTTAACAAGGGAGGGCAGGGCGCCATTTTAGTCGGAAGCCAATACTTAAATTCGCCGAGCAGAAAGAATGTTTTGGAGGAGTTGATCAGGTTCCGGATGAAATCGAAGAATCTTGCACTGCATTTGCTAGACGCTTGCGAAGGTAGCCTGGGAGCCAGAGAAGCCGGTATGCATCCGGAGACGGGGCCATTCAACCAACCACTTGATAATCCGGGTCTTTCGGCCAAAGCCGTGCTCCAAAAAGGCGCCTCGGAGGGCTGGGGATTTTTATGGGTAGCAGGATCCAACCCCGCAGCCAAATATTCGCGCCGGGTATGGAAGAAATTCCGAGAGAATCTCGGTACATTGGTGTGTCAGGACCTTTTCTTGACGGAAACAGCTCAAGAGGCAGATGTGGTGCTGCCCGTTCTTTCTTTTGCGGAAAAGACGGGTTCTTTCATCAGTATTTCAGGAAAAGTGCAAAAGCTGAATCCCGGAAAGGAGATACCGGAAGGGATTTATAGCGATGAGATGATTTTCCACGAGATCGGCAGACGCCTTGGGGTTCATTTACCGGGAAGTGCTGAAATGTCAGTTTCCGGCGTGGCCCCTTCGCTGCATCGAATTCCCAAACGTAAAGCTGAATCATTCGACAGAAGAGAGGAGCGACAAAGCTCTATTTTAAAGTCTGAGAATTCATCGGGTATGATCAGGGCCACTTTTTCAAGGCCTCTTTTTGATCAGGGAGTGCGCATGAAAAAAAATCCTCATCTTTCCCGGTCGGCCAAAGAGCCCTTTTTGCGCTTGCATCCCGATGAGGCCAAACCCCGTGGCTTTTCGGACGGGGATAAGATCAGAGTCTCAACACCTGCCGGTTCTATTGTCGGAAAACTGAAACTGGATAGCCAGGTCGCCAAAGGAACGCTGGTATTGCCTATTGGCTTTGAGGAACTGCCCGTCAGCGAGCTTGAATCAGGGTTCATCAATGGATTTACAGTCGATCTGGAGAAAGAGTAG